A window of the Methanocorpusculum vombati genome harbors these coding sequences:
- a CDS encoding phosphoadenosine phosphosulfate reductase family protein — protein MKSSPFLAPVPFYWCDHCHVPVMGKLCACGAKTRPVSVTPPGDVRPAFARDRNLVNRLFTEQFGVPLIPEGHLALLNKVPDEDRMEEVILGGAVVCAIRYIPAEERWEVLPREAAALVVQPTKRVVRVTDEAGEYIKEGKSVLMPGVVSVSPEITVGDSVFVMAESGECVAVGRAKMSYAETVGATRGQLVRTRRTQKPVIDAAPSTWEDAIRANNAILDLYEGKSIEFIRDVIAKNPGIQPTVSYSGGKDSLVTLLITLKAVGKLPIIFADTGLEFPETIENVRKVRDLYGLELIERSGNAGFWEGFETNGPPAVDFRWCCKACKLMPVKELIEETWGEALSLIGQRKYESAKRMQSPRVWRNKNVPCQLSAAPIQHWTAMHDWLYLFREKAPYNPLYELGLDRIGCFMCPSSDISCMKDIAAMYPEMWSGWEAKLADWGSRNNKPPEWASKGLWRVRESAEEDGDCDSHF, from the coding sequence ATGAAGTCCTCTCCGTTTCTTGCACCGGTACCGTTTTACTGGTGCGATCACTGCCATGTTCCGGTCATGGGCAAGCTGTGCGCCTGCGGGGCGAAAACCCGTCCGGTTTCGGTGACCCCGCCCGGGGATGTGCGGCCTGCGTTTGCGCGCGACCGAAATCTTGTGAACCGTTTGTTTACGGAGCAGTTCGGCGTTCCGCTGATTCCGGAGGGGCATCTTGCTCTTTTGAATAAAGTTCCGGATGAGGATCGGATGGAGGAAGTTATTCTCGGAGGGGCAGTGGTGTGTGCAATCCGGTATATTCCTGCCGAGGAACGGTGGGAGGTGCTGCCCCGCGAGGCTGCGGCACTGGTAGTGCAGCCGACAAAGCGGGTGGTCCGCGTGACGGATGAGGCGGGGGAGTACATCAAGGAGGGCAAGAGTGTTCTCATGCCCGGTGTGGTGTCGGTATCACCGGAGATTACGGTTGGCGACAGCGTGTTTGTGATGGCGGAGAGCGGCGAGTGTGTTGCGGTCGGACGGGCGAAGATGTCGTATGCGGAGACGGTGGGTGCGACCCGCGGGCAGCTGGTGCGTACCCGCCGGACGCAGAAGCCGGTGATCGATGCGGCGCCGTCAACGTGGGAGGATGCTATCCGGGCGAATAATGCTATTCTGGATCTGTATGAGGGGAAGTCGATCGAGTTTATCCGCGATGTGATTGCGAAAAATCCGGGGATCCAGCCGACGGTTTCCTACTCAGGCGGGAAGGACAGTCTGGTGACGCTGCTGATTACTCTTAAGGCGGTAGGTAAACTGCCGATTATTTTTGCGGATACGGGTCTTGAATTTCCGGAGACGATTGAGAATGTGCGAAAGGTCCGGGATTTGTACGGGCTTGAACTTATCGAACGGTCCGGGAATGCAGGGTTCTGGGAAGGGTTTGAGACAAACGGCCCTCCTGCGGTGGATTTCCGCTGGTGCTGCAAGGCATGCAAGCTGATGCCGGTAAAAGAACTTATTGAGGAGACATGGGGGGAGGCGTTGTCGCTGATCGGGCAGCGGAAGTATGAGTCGGCGAAGCGGATGCAGAGTCCGCGGGTCTGGCGGAACAAAAATGTTCCCTGTCAGTTGTCGGCTGCCCCGATTCAGCACTGGACGGCGATGCATGACTGGCTGTATCTGTTCCGGGAGAAGGCACCGTATAACCCGCTGTATGAGCTGGGACTTGACCGTATCGGCTGCTTTATGTGTCCGTCGTCGGATATTTCGTGCATGAAGGATATTGCGGCGATGTATCCAGAGATGTGGAGCGGGTGGGAGGCGAAACTTGCGGACTGGGGCAGCCGGAACAATAAGCCGCCTGAGTGGGCGTCGAAAGGTCTGTGGCGCGTGCGCGAGTCGGCAGAGGAGGACGGGGATTGTGACAGCCACTTCTAA